One window of the Flavobacteriaceae bacterium YJPT1-3 genome contains the following:
- a CDS encoding glycosyltransferase family 2 protein produces the protein MILETVILVVYSLALIGIFAYSLAQANLLLNYLRHKRKAEQEALILNCADPTQVPAVTIQLPVYNELYVMERLLDNIAKITYPKDKLEIQVLDDSTDESLQQTALQIRRLQQSGLNIKHLTRTDRNGFKAGALKEGLKTASGEFIAIFDADFMPQPDWLLRTVPYFRDPEIGVVQTRWGHLNKDYSLLTRVQAFALDAHFTLEQVGRNSEGHFINFNGTAGIWRKSCILDAGNWQGDTLTEDLDLSYRAQLKQWKFKYLEDVETPAELPVVISAAKSQQFRWNKGGAENFQKMRSRLLNSPLVSPKTKIHGLLHLLNSTMFLNVLIVAILSIPILYIKNEYDHLKLYFFVMSFFVLSTLIFFICYWFTFKSIYGGGIKQFLRYTAMFFTFFSIAMGFSLHNSIAVLEGHLGKKSEFIRTPKFNIQNLKDPWKGNKYLKKKLSFPILLEGVLMLYFAFGMYSAFVVGDQGGDFGLFPFHLMLFLGFGFVFFNSIKTQA, from the coding sequence ATGATACTCGAAACGGTAATCTTAGTGGTCTACTCCCTCGCATTGATCGGGATTTTTGCCTACAGTTTGGCCCAGGCCAATCTACTGCTGAATTACCTGCGCCACAAACGGAAAGCCGAACAGGAAGCACTTATTCTCAATTGCGCTGACCCCACTCAGGTCCCTGCAGTAACCATTCAATTGCCGGTCTACAATGAGCTCTACGTGATGGAACGGCTCTTGGATAATATTGCCAAGATCACATATCCCAAAGACAAGCTCGAAATACAGGTCTTGGACGACTCCACCGATGAATCGTTGCAACAAACGGCATTACAAATCAGGCGCTTACAACAAAGCGGCCTAAATATTAAACACCTGACCCGAACCGATCGTAACGGATTTAAAGCTGGTGCTCTTAAAGAAGGCTTAAAGACCGCCAGCGGTGAATTCATCGCCATTTTTGACGCCGATTTTATGCCTCAACCGGATTGGCTCTTGCGTACCGTACCCTATTTTCGGGATCCTGAAATTGGTGTAGTACAGACCCGCTGGGGACATTTAAATAAAGACTATTCCCTATTGACGCGGGTACAGGCTTTTGCCCTGGATGCGCATTTCACCCTAGAACAAGTCGGGCGCAACAGTGAAGGGCATTTTATCAATTTTAATGGAACCGCGGGAATCTGGAGAAAAAGCTGCATACTGGACGCCGGCAACTGGCAGGGAGATACCTTGACCGAAGACTTAGACCTGAGTTATCGAGCTCAATTGAAACAATGGAAATTCAAGTATCTGGAAGATGTAGAGACTCCTGCAGAATTGCCCGTTGTCATTAGTGCTGCTAAATCACAGCAATTTCGATGGAACAAAGGGGGCGCTGAAAACTTCCAGAAAATGCGTAGCCGATTACTAAATAGTCCTCTTGTTTCCCCGAAAACAAAGATTCATGGCCTTCTGCATCTACTCAACAGTACCATGTTTCTCAATGTACTGATCGTAGCCATTCTGAGTATCCCGATCCTTTATATCAAAAATGAGTATGACCATTTGAAACTTTATTTCTTTGTGATGAGTTTCTTTGTGCTCAGCACCTTGATCTTTTTTATTTGCTATTGGTTCACGTTCAAGTCGATCTATGGAGGTGGTATCAAGCAATTTTTGCGTTATACCGCTATGTTTTTTACGTTCTTCAGTATAGCTATGGGCTTCTCGCTTCATAATTCGATTGCAGTTTTGGAAGGACATCTAGGCAAAAAAAGTGAGTTCATCCGAACGCCTAAGTTCAATATTCAAAACCTAAAAGATCCCTGGAAAGGCAACAAATACCTTAAGAAAAAACTATCCTTTCCCATTTTACTGGAAGGCGTGCTGATGCTCTATTTTGCTTTCGGGATGTACAGTGCATTCGTGGTGGGTGATCAAGGGGGTGACTTCGGACTGTTCCCTTTTCATCTGATGCTCTTCTTAGGCTTTGGGTTCGTCTTTTTTAATTCTATCAAAACTCAGGCTTAA
- a CDS encoding glycosyltransferase family 2 protein, which produces MTPQIKVIIPAFNEQDSIGLVIQAIPSYVEEIVVVSNASTDRTDTVAQDHGATVLQEPKPGYGYACLKGLDYLAQLEIKPDLVVFLDGDYSDYPEEMDLLIQPIVKQQADFVVGARVSRFRESGSMTIPQRFGNWLATTLMRWMFNARFTDLGPFRAIKYDTLLALNMEDKTYGWTVEMQLKVLKKGIPYTEVPVHYRNRIGVSKVSGTLKGAIFAGVKILGWIFKYSVKK; this is translated from the coding sequence ATGACCCCCCAAATCAAAGTGATCATTCCGGCTTTTAACGAACAAGACAGTATTGGTCTCGTCATACAAGCCATACCTTCTTATGTGGAGGAGATCGTCGTGGTGAGTAATGCCTCCACTGATCGTACCGATACTGTAGCTCAGGACCACGGAGCCACGGTGCTCCAGGAGCCCAAACCCGGTTACGGATACGCCTGCCTCAAGGGATTGGACTATTTGGCCCAATTAGAAATCAAACCTGACCTGGTGGTATTTCTGGATGGCGACTACAGCGATTATCCGGAGGAAATGGATTTATTGATCCAACCCATCGTGAAGCAGCAGGCCGATTTTGTAGTGGGTGCACGGGTGTCTCGCTTTCGCGAAAGCGGAAGCATGACGATTCCACAACGATTTGGTAACTGGCTGGCCACTACGCTGATGCGCTGGATGTTCAACGCGCGCTTTACGGATCTGGGGCCCTTTCGAGCCATCAAGTACGATACGTTGCTTGCACTGAACATGGAAGACAAAACCTACGGATGGACCGTGGAAATGCAACTGAAAGTGCTGAAAAAAGGCATTCCTTATACGGAAGTCCCCGTGCACTACCGCAATCGAATAGGCGTGTCCAAAGTTTCTGGAACTCTTAAAGGTGCTATCTTTGCAGGCGTAAAAATTTTAGGCTGGATTTTTAAATACAGTGTGAAAAAATGA
- a CDS encoding SUMF1/EgtB/PvdO family nonheme iron enzyme — MLKNYLSLILLFFVGVIQANNIQISNITLENPNTTEGWVQVEFDLSWENSWRLSAGPSNYDAAWVFIKYRVNSGDWAHAQLATTDFVAAAGSTIDITSDGVGAFIYRDSDGSGFLNLPDLRLRWNYGSIDPNDVIDIQVFAIEMVYVPEGQFSVGGTTGDEVNKFFEGGNSTQSFTITSENALAVANSAGSLYYAADNLNAGDQTGPIPAAFPKGFAAFYSMKYEITQGQWVDFFNTLTPSQKAALDVTGANGKNSDDEVARNTISWADGNTSASTSTPDVALNFYRASWHLSYLDWAGLRPLTELEFEKSCRGPIAPKPGEFAWGNANVANAAYTYINLGGANELISNPQQGVGNMIYSATNGTPSGPKRVGIVAASAQSKNREESGGSYYGIMELSGNVYERVVTVGLPEGRVFNGLHGDGVLDNSGAYNTANWPLEDGTGIGYRGASASNGANFTRVSDRFDGASVISNGNGRLGGRGGRTAE; from the coding sequence ATGCTTAAAAATTACTTGAGCCTGATCCTTCTTTTTTTCGTAGGAGTAATTCAGGCAAACAACATTCAAATCAGCAACATTACCCTTGAAAATCCCAATACCACTGAAGGTTGGGTTCAAGTGGAGTTCGACCTCAGTTGGGAAAATTCCTGGCGCCTCAGCGCAGGACCGTCCAACTATGACGCCGCCTGGGTATTTATAAAATATAGGGTAAATAGCGGGGATTGGGCGCATGCCCAGTTGGCGACCACCGATTTTGTTGCTGCAGCCGGCAGTACCATAGACATCACCTCAGATGGGGTGGGCGCTTTCATCTATCGTGATAGTGACGGCAGCGGATTTCTGAATTTACCGGACCTCCGCTTACGCTGGAACTACGGCAGTATTGATCCCAATGACGTCATCGACATTCAGGTGTTTGCTATCGAAATGGTTTACGTGCCTGAGGGACAATTCTCCGTGGGTGGAACAACCGGAGATGAAGTCAATAAATTTTTTGAGGGAGGTAATTCCACCCAATCCTTTACCATCACCTCAGAGAATGCATTGGCTGTAGCCAATAGTGCAGGAAGTTTGTACTATGCAGCTGACAATTTAAATGCAGGAGACCAGACGGGACCCATTCCGGCTGCCTTTCCAAAAGGTTTTGCAGCCTTTTACTCCATGAAGTATGAGATTACCCAGGGTCAATGGGTGGATTTCTTTAATACCTTAACTCCTAGTCAAAAAGCGGCCCTTGACGTCACCGGAGCAAATGGAAAGAACTCAGATGATGAAGTGGCCCGAAATACCATCTCCTGGGCAGATGGCAACACCAGTGCCTCTACGTCTACACCGGATGTTGCATTGAATTTTTATAGAGCATCTTGGCACCTGTCTTATCTTGATTGGGCAGGCCTTAGACCACTTACTGAACTGGAGTTTGAAAAATCATGTAGAGGACCTATTGCCCCCAAACCCGGAGAATTCGCTTGGGGTAATGCCAATGTGGCCAATGCCGCTTACACTTACATTAACTTAGGCGGTGCCAATGAACTGATTTCTAATCCCCAACAGGGTGTCGGCAATATGATCTATTCAGCTACCAATGGAACACCGTCTGGGCCGAAACGCGTAGGGATTGTCGCCGCTAGTGCACAATCAAAAAATAGGGAGGAATCTGGAGGCAGCTACTATGGTATCATGGAACTTAGTGGTAATGTCTACGAACGGGTAGTGACCGTGGGGCTTCCAGAAGGAAGAGTATTTAATGGATTACATGGAGACGGCGTACTTGATAACTCAGGAGCCTACAATACGGCAAATTGGCCATTAGAAGATGGTACAGGTATAGGCTATCGTGGAGCTTCTGCCTCTAATGGTGCAAACTTTACCCGAGTTTCCGACCGGTTTGATGGAGCCTCTGTCATCTCAAATGGTAATGGCCGACTGGGAGGTCGTGGGGGTCGAACGGCAGAGTAA
- a CDS encoding T9SS type A sorting domain-containing protein: MKSFKHTFFAVLLLVPAFAKAQFEGGPEDGSSKANLIGSQLDGDIASFAVLYQGSSGDGFDSQYVQTALGSSPFSSLYTGGVADGFSVSSSAAALGGSTLNGLYSGGNGDGHDKKAIQVFIAGQLATYFGGGEGDGASTFVASDFLITGMMTMLYEGGLGDGHAAELSAENFLSGLMLTLYQGGIGDGSASWSSETALTLDVAEALIQLDLVLYPNPASDLVLVEVPNNEPIIELRLYDAVGREVPIKIDDNNIIKVSSLADGLYLVHMTTAQGRVVKKLLVKK, from the coding sequence ATGAAGAGTTTCAAACACACCTTTTTTGCTGTCCTACTACTGGTTCCCGCTTTCGCGAAAGCGCAGTTCGAGGGAGGCCCGGAAGATGGTAGTTCGAAGGCCAACCTTATTGGGAGTCAGTTGGATGGAGACATTGCTTCCTTTGCAGTGCTCTATCAAGGCAGTTCGGGAGACGGATTTGACAGTCAATATGTACAGACCGCCTTAGGTAGCTCCCCCTTTTCTTCACTCTACACGGGAGGTGTTGCTGACGGATTTAGTGTCAGTTCAAGTGCAGCGGCCCTAGGCGGTAGCACGTTAAACGGACTCTACTCAGGAGGAAATGGAGACGGACATGATAAGAAGGCCATTCAGGTCTTTATAGCCGGCCAATTGGCGACTTATTTCGGTGGTGGCGAGGGCGATGGAGCTTCTACGTTCGTTGCTTCAGACTTTTTGATTACTGGTATGATGACCATGCTGTATGAAGGTGGTCTTGGTGATGGGCACGCTGCTGAACTCTCTGCTGAGAATTTTCTATCCGGTCTAATGCTAACGCTGTATCAGGGAGGTATTGGGGATGGATCGGCAAGTTGGTCATCAGAAACCGCCTTGACTCTGGATGTGGCCGAAGCGCTGATTCAATTGGATTTGGTACTGTATCCCAATCCGGCGAGTGATTTAGTGCTTGTGGAGGTTCCAAACAACGAACCTATTATCGAATTGCGTCTTTATGACGCGGTTGGCCGAGAAGTTCCTATAAAGATAGACGACAATAATATTATCAAAGTAAGTTCATTGGCTGACGGCCTTTATTTAGTGCATATGACCACAGCTCAAGGACGGGTGGTCAAAAAGCTTTTGGTAAAAAAGTAA